Proteins encoded by one window of Lates calcarifer isolate ASB-BC8 linkage group LG7_1, TLL_Latcal_v3, whole genome shotgun sequence:
- the mrpl19 gene encoding 39S ribosomal protein L19, mitochondrial produces the protein MAACAKGLDKFIFSLRLLRNLQLKNERFLSTSVCRPAARNDDPPKFTPPPKPVIIDKTRAMVSQRKFLSPEFIPPRQRTKPLKFTMERKDMIRRRKVLDIPEFYVGSILAVTMADPNASGKTNRFVGICIQRGGKGLGATFILRNIIETQGVEICYELYSPRIQSIEVLKLEKRLDDNLMYLRDALSEYSTVNPDMKPVPFSTTGEVPVNKIKVRMRPKPWSKRWERPKYNIQGIRFDLRLTPEQMEHAQKWAQPWQEYDMLKEYDTSTLGEEILKEVQQEISK, from the exons ATGGCAGCCTGCGCTAAAGGGCTCGACAAGTTTATCTTTTCTCTGAGGTTATTACGAAACCTCCAGCTCAAAAATGAAC GATTTTTGTCCACGTCTGTGTGTCGTCCTGCTGCGAGGAACGACGACCCCCCCAAATTCACCCCTCCACCTAAACCTGTCATCATTGATAAAACACGGGCTATGGTATCTCAGCGAAA gtTTCTGAGCCCAGAGTTCATCCCTCCGCGACAGAGGACAAAACCTTTAAAATTTACCATGGAGAGGAAAGACATGATACGCAGGAGGAAAGTGCTCGACATCCCTGAATTCTACGTAG GGAGTATCCTGGCGGTGACCATGGCCGACCCTAACGCTAGTGGGAAAACTAACCGCTTTGTGGGAATCTGCATCCAGAGGGGAGGTAAAGGGCTGGGCGCCACATTCATCCTGAGGAACATCATTGAAACCCAAG GTGTGGAGATTTGCTATGAGCTGTACAGTCCTCGTATCCAGAGTATTGAAGTGCTGAAGCTGGAAAAAAGACTGGATGACAACCTGATGTATCTGAGAGATGCTCTGTCTGAGTACAGCACCGTGAACCCAGACATGAAGCCTGTGCCATTCTCCACCACTGGAGAAGTGCCTGTCAACAAG ATCAAAGTAAGGATGCGCCCAAAGCCGTGGTCAAAACGCTGGGAACGACCCAAGTACAACATCCAGGGCATCCGCTTCGACCTGCGCCTGACCCCAGAGCAGATGGAGCACGCCCAGAAGTGGGCGCAGCCTTGGCAGGAGTACGACATGCTGAAGGAGTACGACACGTCCACACTGGGGGAGGAGATCCTCAAGGAGGTCCAGCAGGAGATAAGCAAGTGA